A genomic segment from Salmo trutta chromosome 38, fSalTru1.1, whole genome shotgun sequence encodes:
- the LOC115178573 gene encoding zinc finger protein 239-like, with protein MGERPDYHSDTRKSPTGESDPVTSKPARPHHCSQCGKRFIRLGHLKEHKRTHTGEKPHHCSQCGKGFGQSGHLKVHERTHTGEKLYQCSQCEKKCFSSGDLKSHERTHLVERPFQCSQCGKRFIQSSHLKEHEIIHTGEKPFQCSQCGKSFTQRGKLKDHERTHTGEKPHHCSQCGKGFGQSGHLKVHERTHTGEKPYQCSQCEKKYFSSGDLKSHERTHLVEKPFQCSQCGKRFIQSSHLKEHERIHTGEKPFQCSQCGKSFTQRGKLKDHERTHTGEKPHHCSQCGKGFGQSGHLKVHERTHTGEKPYQCSQCENKFFSSGDLKSHERTHLVERPFQCSQCGKRFIHSWHLKEHKRIHMRTTIPVLSVWKGV; from the exons ATGG gagagagaccagactatCACTCTGACACCAGGAAGAGTCCTacaggggaatcagacccagtgACATCCAAACCAGCAAGACCCCaccactgttcccagtgtggaaagagatttatccGGTTAGGGCACCTGAAAGAACATAAGAGAACacatacaggggagaagcctcatcactgctctcagtgtggaaagggttttggACAGTCGGGGCATCTAAAAGTGCAtgaaagaacacacactggagagaagctatatcaatgctcccagtgtgaaaAGAAATGTTTCTCATCAggggacctgaaatcacatgagagaacacACTTAGTAGAGAGGCCTTtccaatgctctcagtgtggaaagagatttatccAGTCATCGCATCTGAAAGAGCATGaaataatacacacaggagagaagccattccaatgctcccagtgtggaaagagttttacccagagAGGGAAGCTGAAAGATCATGaaagaacacatacaggagagaagcctcatcactgctctcagtgtggaaagggttttggACAGTCGGGGCATCTAAAAGTGCAtgaaagaacacacactggagagaagccgtatcaatgctcccagtgtgaaaAGAAATATTTCTCATCAggggacctgaaatcacatgagagaacacacttagtagagaagcctttccaatgctctcagtgtggaaagagatttatccAGTCATCACATCTGAAAGAGCAtgaaagaatacacacaggagagaagccattccaatgctcccagtgtggaaagagttttacccagagAGGGAAGCTGAAAGATCATGAAAGAACacatacaggggagaagcctcatcactgctctcagtgtggaaagggttttggACAGTCAGGGCATCTAAAAGTGCAtgaaagaacacacactggagagaagccatatcaatgctcccagtgtgaaaATAAATTTTTCTCATCAggggacctgaaatcacatgagagaacacACTTAGTAGAGAGGCCTTtccaatgctctcagtgtggaaagagatttattcACTCATGGCATCTGAAAGAGCATAAGAGAATACACATGAGAACAACCATTCCagtgctctcagtgtggaaaggggTTTAA